CGGTTGAGCAGGTCGACCGGGTTCGAGGTGGTGATGGACACGAAGTCGTCGTTGTACTCCGCGAGCGACGAGCTGATGTCCTCCATGATGGGAGTGTTGTCGCCCGCGAGGTCGATTCGCGTCTGGCCCGGTTTGCGGGGAATGCCCGCCGTGATGACGACGACGTCCGACCCCTCCGTCGCCGAATAGTCGCCCTGTCGAACGACCGTGTTCGAGTCGTAGGCGATGCCGTGATTCGTGTCGGCGGCTTGGCCGACGGTTTCCGACTCCATATCCGGGATGTCCACGAAGACGACTTCGTCCGCGATGTCCCGGAGGGCGATGTTGTAGCCTGCCGCGGCCCCGACGTTCCCCGCCGCGCCGATGACACTCACTTTCGTCATATCGTCTATCGGTGGCGTCGGATTCCGATTAAACGCTTCGGATGCCCCGAATTCGGCCCGCAGTCGGCACGCAGCCGTTCGACTCGTGTCGAAATGTCGTGAGGTTTTTCGACGTCGCCCGCCTGTTCGTCTCCATGAGCGGGTTCGACGAGGAGGCCGAGCGTGAGCGACTCCGGGAGAAGTACGAGGAGAATCAGGAGGAACGCGAGGCCACCCAGCGCATGAGCGAACTGCTCTTGAAGGGGGCGACGATGACCAACAGCCACTGCGACACCTGCGGCGACCCCCTCTTTCGCCACGACGGGCAGACCTTCTGCCCGACGTGTCAGGCCGCCGGCGGTGAACAGGCCGCCACCGACGCCGAGGCCGCTTCCGCCGAGGACTCGTCGGACGCCGAGCCGTCGCCCGCCGCTACCGAACCGGCGCGTGACGCCCCCGCGACGCCGACGCCGAACACCGCCCGCGAATCGCCGAGCGGTGGCGACGCCTCCACTGACGCCGCCCCCGTCGCGGACCGCCCCGCTCCGCGCACCGAGGCCGGCGGCGACCCGCGAGCGACCGCTCGGGCGTCGCTCTCGCGGACGCTCGTGAAGTACGCGCAGGCAGCCGAGGAGACGGACGACCCCCGGCGCGCGAAGGAACTCCTCGCCGCCGCCCGCGAGGCGGCGGAGACGCTCGCGGCGCTCGACTAATCGCCGGCGCCCGTGTAGTCGCTCCCGACGACCGACCGAATCCGGTCGGCGGTGACCTCGCCGACGCCGTCCACCTCCAGTAAATCCTCTTCTCGCGCCGTCATCACGCCCTCGACGCTCCCGAAGTGGTCGAGTAGCGACCGCGCCGTCACCGGCCCGATGTCCGCGATGGCGCCGACGACGTACTCCTGCTGTTCGGCCAGCGTCTTCGCGCTCTTCTCGCCGTGGACGCTCACCGTGCGGTTGCGGGTCGTCTGCTCGCGCTTGGCGATGACCGCCAGCATGTCGGCGGTGTCTCCCTCGTCGGCCGTCTGTATCACGCTCACGCCGAAATCGACCGAGAGCGACGCCAGCGCGCCACGGATGGCGTCCGGGTGGACGTTGCGCTCCTCGTAGAGGCCCTCGCCTTCGAGGACGACCACCGGGCGGGCGTAGTGACGCGCCATGTCGCCCACCTGCTCGAACAGGGAGCGGTCGCCGCCGGTGAGCGTGTCGAGGAAGTCAGACACCGATTTTCGTTCCACAGCTACCCGGTCCGAGAGGACGTAGTCGCCGACTTCCAGCGTCTCCAGCCGCGTTTCGACTCCCTCTCGTTTCGAGAGGTCGCGGGCGATGGTCGAGTCGAGTTCTCGCTGGTCGACGACGAGTTCGACCGTGTCGTCGTCGGTGCCGGCGGTGGCGACGACGCTTTCCTCGACATCGGTCGCCTCGGTGTCCTCTTCTGTCTCGTCGTCTCCCGTCTCTGTTCCGTCCGCGTCGTCCGCGCCGAACTCTTCGAGGCCGTGGTCGTCCGCGTCGCTATCGTCGGCGTCGAACGCGTCCAGCGCCGTCTGGGAGTCGTCGAGTTCCGCTTCCATCTCGTCAGCGGCACTTTTCAGCGACGCGAGTTCGTCCTCCATCTCCTGTTCGCGGCGCCGGGATATCCAGAAGAACGCCTCGTCGCGGGTGTCCTCGGCCATCAGCACGACCACGCGCCCCTCGTCCTGCCGTCCCGTCCGCCCCTTCCGCTGGATGGAGCGAATCGCCGTCGGCACGGGTTCGTAGAAGAGCACCAGGTCGACTTCGGGCACGTCCAGTCCCTCCTCGGCGACGGAGGTGGAGACGAGCACTTCGAACTCGCCCGCCCGGAAGGCGTCGAGCGTCTCGCCCTGCTCTTTCTGTGTCATGCCGTCCGACCCCTCCTTGTCGCCCTGCCCGACGAACCGCCGCACGTCGAAGCTCTCGCTCAGGAAGTCGGTGAGCGCCTCCGCCGTGTCGCGGGACTCGGTGAAGACGATGACGCGTTCGCCACCGCCGATGCCGAGGGTCTGGGCCAGCAACACCCGCGTCTGCCGGAACTTGGGGTGGAGGTCGTCGAACTCTGTCGCCTTCCGCATCGCCTCCCGAACCTTCGGTTCGGCGACGAGGCGCTGACTCGCCTTCGACGCCCCCGAGGCGCGCGCGGCGTTGCGCTGGCGTTCGAAGTACCGCCGCAGCGACTCCACCGACTGCGTCTCCGCGAGTTCGACCGCGCGCCGAAGCTTCATCACTTCGGCGTGGACCGACATCCCCTCGTACCCCTCCGACTGGTCGGCGTCGATGAGGTCCTGTAACTGCCCGCGCATCTGGTTCAGGTCGCGCTGTGAGAGGTCCGGACTCGTCGTGTTCGTCACGCCGAGTTCCTTCAGCGTCTCCAGACGCTCCGTGATCACCTCGTTGATCGCGTCCCGAATCTCCAGCACCGCGTCGGGGAGTGTGACGCGCTCCCACTCCACCTCGGTGTCGTGCGTGTAGTCGGCCACGTCGGCGTCGTCCTCGGTCATCACCGCCACCTCCTGCAGGCCGAGGTTCTCGCAGACGGTGAGGATGGCCTCCTCGTCGCCGCCGGGCGAGGCGCTCATCCCCGTCACGAGCGGGTTCGTCGCGTCCGCGTGGTACCGTTCCGCGATGTAAACGTACGCGTAGTCGCCGGTGGCGCGGTGACACTCGTCGAAGGTGAGGTGGGTCACGTCCGAGAGCGAGATGCGCCCGCCGATGAGGTCGTTCTCGACGACCTGTGGCGTCGCGATGACGATGCGACTCGACTCCCACAGGTCGGCCCGGTCCTCCGGGCGTACCTCGCCCGTGAACACCGTGATGTCGTCGTCCGGCATCGAGAGGGCTTCGCGATAGAACGTCGCGTGTTGCTGGACGAGTGGCTTCGTCGGGGCTAGAAAGAGTGCTGTCCCGCCGATGTCGGTGAGTCGGTCCGCGGTCACGAGCAGACTCACCGTCGTCTTCCCGAGTCCAGTCGGGAGACAGACCAGCGTGTGCGTGTCGCGCGCGTCGCTGGCGAGTTCGAGTTGGTAGCGACGCTGCTCGATGAAGTCGGGTTCGAGCAGCGGGTGGTCGACGTACGCGTCCGTGGCCGCCATCGGCCGATATTCGTCGTCGTCGCGGTTAAGGGTTGGCGAACCGCGGTGAAAGTGATATCACGGTTCGTTCGGAGACGGTACGCCGCCTCAAACGACTCGCTCCCCGTCGTCGTCGTAGAGGCGGATGGCGTCGACGGGACAGGCCCGCGCCGCGAACTCCGCGTCCAGTTCCGCGTCCTCGGGCACCTCGCGGACGAACAGGTCCTCGTCTGTCTCCTCGCTGTCCGCCAAGTCGGCTTTGCCGTCGTCGCGGTTCTCCTCGAAGGCTCCCCACTCCTCGACGCACTGGAACATCCCGATACAGGTGTCGCGGTCGTACTCGACGTGCATGGCCGCCCGTTGACGTGGCGCCGAGAAAGGTGTGGCGCTCGTGGGGCCGTCAGTTCGTCGTCGACTTGGAGTCGCCGCCGTCTCGCGGCGGTTCGACGCCCTCGACGACTTCCGCGACTTCCGTTTCCTTCTCGGTGTCGACGTGCCAGCGGTCGACGTCGTCCTCGTACTCCGTGAGGGACTCGCTCACCGCTTCCTTCAGCTCGTCGTCGTTGATGTTCACCTCGAAGATGAACTGGTCGCCGTCGCCGCCCCGCGCCGTCTTCTGGACGTTCGCGCTCACGAGTTCGTTGTCGAAGTAGTACGGCGCCAGTTGGGTCATCACCTTCCGGTAGACGGTGCCCTCGACGGCGCGCAACGCCTTCCGCCCCGCCGAGTCGGCGGCGCGAGCGACGTAGTTGAGCGAGTCCTGCCAGTTAGAGACTGCCCCCTCGTTGTCGCCGTCCTCGACGTGCTTGTACGACTCCGAGAGCTTCTCGCCCGCCGTCCGGAGGTCCTCGTCCGGGTTCTTGCCCGCCTTCTCGCCTTTCCCCTCGCCGACGCTGGCCTGTTCGGCCGTCTTCTCGCTCACGTCCTCGCCGAGGCGTTCGTGTGTCTTGGGGCGCCACTCGTTCCACTCCTCGAACGCCTCGCTCTCGGCGCCGGCCTCGCGGAGCGCGGCGGTGATTCGCTCCCCGTGCTCGACGATTTCTGCCCACGTCCCCCGGCGTTTGAATCCGGATACACTCTCTTCCATCGCTTATCGACCGTCCACGGTGTTCGGGTACAAAACAGTTATCGGCCGTACGTTAGTCGCGTGGCGTACTCGTCCAGTCGACGCTTGAGACGCCCGACCCACGCCGCCGGCGAGACGGCGCGCAGCTGTCGGTCGTCGACTTCGATTCGGTCACCGGCGTACGGGTCGTTCGACTCCTCCACCGTCGCGTCGACGACAGAGCTCATCGCACAGCGGCCGCACGCTTCGGCGTCTTTGCCACCCATCGTGGCCTCGCGTACGGCCGCTGACCGATTAAACCTTGTCGTGTGCCGGTGACGACGCGCTTTTCCTCCTGCCACTACAGTAGCCGCGTATGGGTTACCACGTCATCGACACCGACGACGTCGAACCGGACCCCGACCGCCCCTGCACGCGCCGGTCGCTGTCCGACCTGGGCAATCTCTCGAACATGGCTATCAATCGCTACACCGCCGCCCCCGGCGAGGAACTCCCGCTCGCCTACCACTACCACGACGAGCAAGAGGAGGCCTTCTACGTGCTCTCGGGGACGCTCCACGTGAAGACGCCCGAGGGGACGCTGGAGGCGGGCCCGGACCACCTCGTCACCATCGAACCCGACAGCCCGCAGTTCGCGTACAACCCCGAAGACGCCGACGACCCCGTGGACGTCATCGCCGTCGGGGCGCCGGCCGTCGAGGGAGAGGTCCACGCCTACGAGCCGTGACTGACGACGACGCCGGGGTCGAGACGGGGCACGACGACACGGACGAGGTCCCCGAGGACGTTCCCCAGTGGGACGACGAGTACGTCGACCGCGTCAGCGACCGGTTGATGTTCAACTACGACCTAGAGCGGGCGTACGACCTGGACGCCGAGTCGTTCGACCTCTACGGCCGCCTCGAAATCCACACGCAGAAGAAGTTCTTCCACCCGGCCATCACCTACGGCCACCACGCCTCCTTCGAACACCTGTTTCTCCGTCGCACCGACGCGGCCCGCGTCGAGACGCTCGAACGCTACGTCGACCTCGCCGCCGACCTCGCCGACCGCTGGATAGAGGCCGACGAGGAGCATTACGCCACGGAGTTCACGTTCGTCCTCGTCGCCCCCACGATTCCCGACGCCGTCCGCGAGTTCGTCACCGGCTTCACCGACCGCACGATGCTCAAGTACGGCTACAACGGCTACTACGAGACACACCTCGCCGTCGTCGCCCCCGAGGAAGAGGTCGTCGTCACCAGCGGCCGGGCCGATGTCGACGAAGCGCTCACCGTCTGGGAACCCATCGACGCCGACACGCCCGGACCGCTCGAACGCCTCAAGCGACGACTCCTCGGCTGAGTGTCGTTCGGATAAAAAAGGTCTGCGCGGTTAGTCGTCCGCTTCTTCGCCGCCGTCGGCGACTGCGGCGCCCGCCCCGCGGGCCTTGCGGATGTTGTTGATCCCCATATAGGCCAGCGAGAGCGAGAGCCAAATCAACACGAGTGCGATGACGATTTGGACGCCCGCAGACGCCATTTCGATGACTGTCCCGCCGTTCGCCCAGTTGTCGAGGACGAACTTCTGATACAGGTTCTGATACAGCGCGAGATACAGCAGCGCCAACGTGGTGATGACCAGCATGAACGCCATCGGGGCGCCGGTCGAGATGAGCTGCTTCTGATCGTCCCAGTTGGCGAGCCACACCGTCGCGACCAGGAGCGCGAGCGCCGCGAGGGTCTGGTTCGCGCCGCCGAACAGCGGCCAGAGGTCCGCCCATCGGCCGGAGGCGACGAGGATGTATGCCGGCGCCACCTGCAGGAAGGCGTTGACGTAGCGGTTGGCCGCCACCTCTTGGACCTGCGTCTCGGGCGTCCCGACGAGTTCCTCGACCATGTATCGGCCGAGGCGGACAGCAGTGTCAGTACTGGTGAGCAGGAAGCTCACGAGCACCAGCGCCATGAACGGCGCGGCGATGGCCTCGGGGATGCCGAAGCCGACGTTGAGGATGAGGCCGCCGCCGGAGGCGAAGTTCGGGAGTGCGAGCCCGATACCGCCGCTCGATGGTGTCTGGGCGTACACGCCGACGGTGATGATAGACACAGTCGCGAGCAGGCCCTCACCGAGCATCCCACCGTAACCGATGGTCCGGGCGTCGGTTTCCTTGTCCAGCTGCTTGGCCGTCGTCCCCGAGGAGACCAGCGAGTGGAAGCCGCTGATCGTCCCGCAGGCGATGGTGACGAAGAGCAGTGGGAAGAGCGGCAGCGTCGTGTTGACGAGCGCACCACCCCAGAACCCGGCGTACGCGGGCACGTCGATGACGAGCTGCGAGCCGCCGCCGGTGACCGTGCCGACGATGACGGCCAGCAACGTGCCACCGACCCCGGCGTACAGCAGGCTCGAGGTCAGGAAGTCACGCGGCTGGAGCAGCACCCAGACCGGGAGGATGCTGGCGATGAACCCGTAGACGAGTACGACCGGAATCCACGTCGCGATGTTGACGCTCCCCAGCACCGGCGGGAGCGGACTGCCCGACAGGAGGACGATGGTCCTCGCGGGGTAGTCGCCCGGCACCAGCGCGATGGGGTACTGGACGCCGACCCACACGCCCGCGAAGACGGCGGCGACGAACGCCACCGTCCCCGGCAGGAAGGGTAAGTCGAGTTGATAGAGATAGACGCCGAAGACTAGCGCCAAGAGAATGTAGACGAGTGACGCCGTCGCGGCCTGCGGATACGCGTTGAACACCACCGCAATCACGAGGCCGAACACGGCGACGACGAGAACGATAGTCAGGAACGCGAACCAGAGAATCATGTCCTTGCCGCGTTCGCCCACGTACTCGCCGATGATGTAGCCGATCGACTTCCCCTCGTGGCGCATGCTCGCCGTCAGCGACATGAAGTCGTGGACGGACCCGAAGAGGGGGTTGCCGATGGCGACCCAGAGGAACGCCGGCACCCATCCCCAGACCACCGTCGCGGTGATCGGTCCGACAATCGGTGCCCCACCCGCGATGCTCGAATAGTGATGCCCCAACAGCACCGGCTTCTTGGACGGAACGTACTCCTGCCCGTCCCGATACTTGTGTGCTGGCGTCTCTCGCTCGTCGTCCAGGTCGACGAACTGCGACAGGTACCGAGAGTACCCGAGGTACGCGACCGAGAACGTCACGAGCGTGAGAACCACCACTGTTATTGCCTGTACCATGTGTGTCCCACCGTCAAATCACGAAAAATAATTACTTAAGCGTTGGGCATTGCGACGCCTCAGCGGACCTATCTCCTCCGATTTAGGTGCTGACACGACCCGTTTTGGGCGTCTGCTCAGACGTCCACGTCGAGTTCGGCCGCCACCTCGTCGAGCAGCGACCCCTTCACTTCGCGGACGCGCGTCTCGATTTCGGCGACCACCGGCGCGTCGAACGTCTCGTGGAGTTCGTCGAGGCGCTCTCGCTCCGTCGCCACTCGCTCGCGGAGGAAGCGCGCCCCGCGTCCCGACTCGTCGTCGTCGGGTTCCGGCGTGAGTTTGTTCACCGCCAGCCCCGCCACCGACAGGCCGTGGTCGGAGAGGCCGTCGATGGCGCGGCGCGTCTCCCGAATCGACAGTTCGTCCGGGTTGACCACGAGGACGAACGTCGCCTCGTTCTGGAGTGTCTCCTTCGCGAACTCGAAGGTCTCTTTTCGCTCTTGGAGTCGGGCGATAATCGGGTCGCCCTCCATCATTCGCCGCGGTTCTTGGTTCCCGATAGCCGCACGCTCGAACAGGTCGACACTCTCCTTGCGCTTGTGGAGGAGACGCTCGACCCAGCCCTGCAGGAACTCCGGCAGGCTCAACAGCCGCAGGGTGCCGCCCGTCGGCGACGTGTCGAAGACGATTCGGTCGTACGGGTCGGGGTCGCGCATCACGTCGATGAAGCGGTCGAACAGCGCCGCCTCGTACGCGCCCGGCGTCTGGTGGGCCATCTCTATCTGCCGGTCGATTTCGTTGACCATCGCCGGACTCACCTGGTCGCCGAGGGCGCGTTTCGTCTCCATCAGGTGGCGCTCCACCTCGTCGTCGGGGTCGATTTCCATGACCGAGAGGTTGTCGATGCCCTCGACGGGTTTCGGGGAGTCGTCGAACGGCTGGTCGAACACGTCGGCGGTGCTGTGGGCGGGGTCCGTCGAGACGACCAGCGTCTCCAGTCCCGCGCGAGCACATTTCAGGCCGTAGGCGCTCGACACCGTGGTCTTGCCGACGCCGCCCTTGCCGCCGAAGAAGACGAAGCGGTCCATCAGAAGTGGTACTGCTTGCCCTTTCGTTCCAGCAGCGACCCACGGTCCCACATCCGCCGCTCCCATGCCTCGAACTCGTCTTCGAGATACGGCAGGAGCTCCGCCGTGTAGTAGGACACGGGACTCGGGATGCCGAAGGCGTCGGGGAAACACGCGAGCATGAAGGTGTCCTCCCGGTCTTCGGCCTCCGCCT
This DNA window, taken from Haloplanus vescus, encodes the following:
- a CDS encoding Sjogren's syndrome/scleroderma autoantigen 1 family protein; protein product: MSGFDEEAERERLREKYEENQEEREATQRMSELLLKGATMTNSHCDTCGDPLFRHDGQTFCPTCQAAGGEQAATDAEAASAEDSSDAEPSPAATEPARDAPATPTPNTARESPSGGDASTDAAPVADRPAPRTEAGGDPRATARASLSRTLVKYAQAAEETDDPRRAKELLAAAREAAETLAALD
- a CDS encoding DEAD/DEAH box helicase — protein: MAATDAYVDHPLLEPDFIEQRRYQLELASDARDTHTLVCLPTGLGKTTVSLLVTADRLTDIGGTALFLAPTKPLVQQHATFYREALSMPDDDITVFTGEVRPEDRADLWESSRIVIATPQVVENDLIGGRISLSDVTHLTFDECHRATGDYAYVYIAERYHADATNPLVTGMSASPGGDEEAILTVCENLGLQEVAVMTEDDADVADYTHDTEVEWERVTLPDAVLEIRDAINEVITERLETLKELGVTNTTSPDLSQRDLNQMRGQLQDLIDADQSEGYEGMSVHAEVMKLRRAVELAETQSVESLRRYFERQRNAARASGASKASQRLVAEPKVREAMRKATEFDDLHPKFRQTRVLLAQTLGIGGGERVIVFTESRDTAEALTDFLSESFDVRRFVGQGDKEGSDGMTQKEQGETLDAFRAGEFEVLVSTSVAEEGLDVPEVDLVLFYEPVPTAIRSIQRKGRTGRQDEGRVVVLMAEDTRDEAFFWISRRREQEMEDELASLKSAADEMEAELDDSQTALDAFDADDSDADDHGLEEFGADDADGTETGDDETEEDTEATDVEESVVATAGTDDDTVELVVDQRELDSTIARDLSKREGVETRLETLEVGDYVLSDRVAVERKSVSDFLDTLTGGDRSLFEQVGDMARHYARPVVVLEGEGLYEERNVHPDAIRGALASLSVDFGVSVIQTADEGDTADMLAVIAKREQTTRNRTVSVHGEKSAKTLAEQQEYVVGAIADIGPVTARSLLDHFGSVEGVMTAREEDLLEVDGVGEVTADRIRSVVGSDYTGAGD
- a CDS encoding ferredoxin; amino-acid sequence: MHVEYDRDTCIGMFQCVEEWGAFEENRDDGKADLADSEETDEDLFVREVPEDAELDAEFAARACPVDAIRLYDDDGERVV
- a CDS encoding DUF5828 family protein — encoded protein: MEESVSGFKRRGTWAEIVEHGERITAALREAGAESEAFEEWNEWRPKTHERLGEDVSEKTAEQASVGEGKGEKAGKNPDEDLRTAGEKLSESYKHVEDGDNEGAVSNWQDSLNYVARAADSAGRKALRAVEGTVYRKVMTQLAPYYFDNELVSANVQKTARGGDGDQFIFEVNINDDELKEAVSESLTEYEDDVDRWHVDTEKETEVAEVVEGVEPPRDGGDSKSTTN
- a CDS encoding cupin domain-containing protein — translated: MGYHVIDTDDVEPDPDRPCTRRSLSDLGNLSNMAINRYTAAPGEELPLAYHYHDEQEEAFYVLSGTLHVKTPEGTLEAGPDHLVTIEPDSPQFAYNPEDADDPVDVIAVGAPAVEGEVHAYEP
- a CDS encoding carbon starvation CstA family protein gives rise to the protein MVQAITVVVLTLVTFSVAYLGYSRYLSQFVDLDDERETPAHKYRDGQEYVPSKKPVLLGHHYSSIAGGAPIVGPITATVVWGWVPAFLWVAIGNPLFGSVHDFMSLTASMRHEGKSIGYIIGEYVGERGKDMILWFAFLTIVLVVAVFGLVIAVVFNAYPQAATASLVYILLALVFGVYLYQLDLPFLPGTVAFVAAVFAGVWVGVQYPIALVPGDYPARTIVLLSGSPLPPVLGSVNIATWIPVVLVYGFIASILPVWVLLQPRDFLTSSLLYAGVGGTLLAVIVGTVTGGGSQLVIDVPAYAGFWGGALVNTTLPLFPLLFVTIACGTISGFHSLVSSGTTAKQLDKETDARTIGYGGMLGEGLLATVSIITVGVYAQTPSSGGIGLALPNFASGGGLILNVGFGIPEAIAAPFMALVLVSFLLTSTDTAVRLGRYMVEELVGTPETQVQEVAANRYVNAFLQVAPAYILVASGRWADLWPLFGGANQTLAALALLVATVWLANWDDQKQLISTGAPMAFMLVITTLALLYLALYQNLYQKFVLDNWANGGTVIEMASAGVQIVIALVLIWLSLSLAYMGINNIRKARGAGAAVADGGEEADD
- a CDS encoding ArsA family ATPase is translated as MDRFVFFGGKGGVGKTTVSSAYGLKCARAGLETLVVSTDPAHSTADVFDQPFDDSPKPVEGIDNLSVMEIDPDDEVERHLMETKRALGDQVSPAMVNEIDRQIEMAHQTPGAYEAALFDRFIDVMRDPDPYDRIVFDTSPTGGTLRLLSLPEFLQGWVERLLHKRKESVDLFERAAIGNQEPRRMMEGDPIIARLQERKETFEFAKETLQNEATFVLVVNPDELSIRETRRAIDGLSDHGLSVAGLAVNKLTPEPDDDESGRGARFLRERVATERERLDELHETFDAPVVAEIETRVREVKGSLLDEVAAELDVDV